In one Zobellia galactanivorans genomic region, the following are encoded:
- a CDS encoding class I mannose-6-phosphate isomerase, translating to MMKSNFNKTPFVPITGNQNCYVGWKQIGTEIKSVLDNVPRNKKVLAVECYHGVDELEILNGLEKHLGPVRIIRSSEAFKTEAEISKMVFADVTDDRIFGRITELGLNSYFDRGKTENLRRAIDRISNGTVLVIGIGASLLVENHDGLVYADMARWEIQTRMRRKEVDNIGLANRETDFMRLYKQGYFVDWRICDSLKADLFGKIDFVLDTHTKNQPKMVSGETMIEGMEAALKRPFSVVPFFDPGPWGGQWMKKVFDLDKDKPNYAWCFNCVPEENSLLLKINDTLIEMPSINLVLYAPEKVLGKKVYERFGPEFPIRFDLLDTMQGGNLSFQVHPSTSYIKEHFNMDYTQDESYYMLDVGENALIYLGVKEGVAPQELIGDLKRAQEENQTFDAEKYVATFPVKKHDHISIPAGTVHCSGKNSMVLEISATPYIFTFKLWDWGRLGMDGKPRPINLAHGEKNIEWNRTTQWVKGNLIDQVEPMEEGEGWREERTGLHKSQFIETRRHWFSSKVKHSTGGTVNVLSLVEGREVLVESPDHLFEPFAVHYAETFIVPASVEEYTIRPYGESEGLEVATLKAYVRSR from the coding sequence ATGATGAAAAGTAATTTTAATAAGACTCCTTTCGTACCTATAACAGGAAACCAAAACTGCTATGTCGGTTGGAAGCAAATAGGCACTGAAATAAAATCGGTACTTGATAATGTCCCCCGAAATAAAAAGGTATTGGCGGTGGAGTGCTATCATGGTGTAGATGAGCTGGAAATATTGAACGGTCTCGAGAAACATCTCGGTCCCGTAAGGATCATAAGATCTTCCGAAGCCTTTAAAACCGAAGCGGAAATCTCAAAAATGGTATTTGCCGATGTTACCGATGACCGCATATTCGGGAGAATTACGGAACTCGGGCTAAATAGTTACTTCGATAGGGGTAAGACCGAAAATTTAAGGAGGGCCATTGATCGAATTTCCAATGGAACGGTCTTGGTGATAGGTATTGGGGCTTCCTTGTTGGTAGAAAACCATGATGGCCTCGTCTACGCAGATATGGCCCGTTGGGAGATTCAAACCCGTATGAGGCGAAAAGAGGTCGATAATATCGGCTTGGCCAATCGTGAAACGGATTTTATGCGCTTGTACAAGCAAGGATATTTTGTCGATTGGCGTATCTGTGATTCCCTTAAAGCCGATCTATTCGGTAAAATCGATTTCGTATTGGATACCCATACCAAGAACCAGCCTAAAATGGTTTCCGGGGAAACCATGATCGAAGGAATGGAAGCCGCCCTTAAGAGGCCCTTTAGTGTCGTGCCTTTCTTTGATCCCGGTCCCTGGGGAGGTCAGTGGATGAAGAAAGTGTTTGATTTGGATAAGGACAAACCTAATTATGCTTGGTGTTTCAATTGTGTTCCCGAAGAAAACAGCCTATTGCTGAAAATAAACGATACCCTCATAGAAATGCCTTCCATCAACCTTGTGCTCTATGCACCTGAAAAGGTCTTGGGGAAGAAGGTCTATGAACGTTTTGGCCCAGAGTTTCCCATTCGGTTTGACCTTTTAGATACCATGCAAGGTGGTAACCTAAGCTTTCAGGTACACCCTTCAACTTCTTATATCAAGGAGCATTTTAATATGGACTATACCCAAGACGAGAGCTATTATATGCTCGATGTGGGCGAGAACGCCCTTATTTATTTAGGGGTGAAAGAAGGGGTTGCTCCCCAAGAACTTATCGGTGACCTTAAAAGGGCCCAAGAAGAAAACCAAACCTTCGATGCAGAAAAATATGTGGCTACCTTTCCGGTAAAAAAGCACGACCATATTTCCATTCCGGCCGGAACGGTACATTGTTCCGGAAAAAACTCCATGGTGTTGGAAATCAGTGCTACACCGTATATTTTCACTTTTAAATTATGGGATTGGGGCCGTTTGGGAATGGATGGAAAGCCAAGACCGATAAACCTGGCTCATGGTGAGAAAAATATTGAATGGAACCGAACAACCCAATGGGTAAAGGGAAATTTAATAGATCAAGTGGAACCGATGGAAGAAGGGGAAGGGTGGCGCGAAGAACGAACAGGCTTACACAAATCACAGTTTATAGAAACTAGGAGACATTGGTTCTCTTCTAAAGTGAAGCATAGTACCGGAGGAACGGTAAATGTACTGAGTTTGGTTGAAGGTCGGGAAGTCTTAGTGGAGAGTCCTGATCATTTATTTGAACCATTTGCGGTACACTATGCGGAAACCTTTATTGTGCCGGCCTCAGTGGAAGAATATACGATACGGCCGTATGGCGAAAGCGAAGGTTTAGAGGTCGCCACGCTTAAGGCATATGTAAGAAGTCGATAA
- a CDS encoding glucose-6-phosphate isomerase family protein, translated as MEKLDPGFGIVPHFEPLGFEYGKNCFGPKVEHRSLNSIRPSLRDPKCHGPEIVYAIAMDVGKNEHRELLQNRHLLYGAVIYAAGNLGDEPIRSQGHIHQQSTFAQGWSTPEVYEIWSGKAVIYMQETANDNPGRCYAVHAMAGEVVIVPPGWAHATISADPNEALSFGAWCDRDYGFEYDQVREHQGLAWYPILKSGKLDWQYNTRYKRQKLMEKSPEKYADFGLIQNTPIYTQFENCPKTFDFVSRPDKVKGLWNHFLP; from the coding sequence ATGGAAAAACTAGACCCTGGCTTTGGTATTGTACCCCATTTTGAACCTTTAGGGTTTGAATATGGCAAGAACTGTTTCGGACCTAAGGTAGAGCACCGTTCGTTGAACAGTATACGCCCTAGTCTGAGGGATCCCAAGTGCCACGGTCCTGAAATTGTTTATGCCATTGCCATGGACGTCGGAAAGAATGAACACCGGGAATTATTGCAAAATAGACACTTATTGTACGGGGCCGTAATCTATGCCGCGGGTAACTTGGGTGATGAGCCTATAAGAAGCCAAGGGCATATACATCAACAATCGACCTTTGCCCAAGGGTGGTCTACTCCGGAAGTTTATGAAATCTGGTCGGGCAAGGCGGTTATCTATATGCAGGAAACGGCAAATGATAATCCCGGAAGGTGTTATGCCGTACACGCCATGGCAGGGGAGGTCGTAATCGTTCCCCCTGGCTGGGCGCATGCCACTATCAGTGCCGACCCTAATGAGGCCTTGTCCTTTGGTGCTTGGTGCGACCGCGATTATGGTTTTGAATATGACCAAGTACGGGAGCATCAGGGCTTGGCATGGTACCCCATATTGAAGTCGGGTAAGTTGGATTGGCAGTATAATACCCGTTATAAAAGGCAAAAACTGATGGAGAAATCACCTGAAAAATATGCAGACTTCGGCCTGATACAAAATACTCCTATCTACACCCAGTTTGAAAACTGTCCAAAAACATTCGATTTTGTGTCCAGACCAGATAAGGTAAAGGGACTTTGGAACCATTTTTTGCCCTGA
- a CDS encoding sulfatase family protein: MNYSNLILALAVSFVTFIVRSQDRKVPNIVVIFIDDMGYGDITPFGSTTNYTPNLVKMAKEGMKLTSFYVASPVCTPSRASLMTGCYPQRVGLNWGSDHIVLFPGDPHGLNPKEITIAELLKTKNYVTGCFGKWHLGDQPGFLPLDQGFDEFYGIPYSSDMWIGNKNWKFPDLPVMRGNTIEYLVEDMAGQAKLCSRFTEEAISFIKRNKEKPFFCYIPQAFVHAPRMASPEFMANAKTAEEGQIEEIDWNVGQILETLKDLKLDKSTLVLFTSDNGPAGGLSAGPLRGRKASVYEGGHRVPTIAWWPGRIPSESECDELTGTIDLLPTFAGLAKIDLPNDRVIDGKDIWPLLAGRVGAKTPHDRFFYQQKGNLSAVRSGDWKLLTNGELYNLKEDLAESLDVADENPEVVKKLQRMLRDFDIEISSNKREVGIVEGSRTLVPRPGVVGEDAYLPTLVLMKRDKGQ; encoded by the coding sequence ATGAATTATTCCAATTTGATTTTGGCCCTGGCGGTATCGTTTGTAACTTTTATTGTCCGATCACAAGACCGAAAAGTTCCTAATATAGTAGTCATTTTTATCGATGATATGGGGTATGGCGATATAACACCTTTTGGTTCGACTACGAACTATACGCCAAACCTTGTGAAAATGGCCAAGGAAGGAATGAAACTTACAAGCTTTTACGTGGCTTCGCCCGTTTGTACTCCTTCGCGGGCCTCTTTGATGACCGGGTGTTATCCTCAGCGTGTTGGTCTAAACTGGGGCTCTGATCATATTGTGCTCTTCCCTGGTGACCCGCATGGCTTGAACCCCAAAGAGATTACGATTGCCGAGTTGCTCAAAACAAAGAATTATGTCACCGGATGCTTTGGGAAATGGCATTTGGGCGACCAACCGGGGTTTTTGCCCTTGGACCAAGGTTTCGATGAATTCTACGGAATACCTTATTCTAGTGATATGTGGATAGGGAACAAGAATTGGAAATTTCCTGATCTACCCGTAATGAGGGGAAATACGATCGAATACCTAGTTGAGGATATGGCAGGACAGGCCAAACTTTGTAGCCGATTTACCGAAGAGGCCATTAGCTTCATAAAGAGAAATAAGGAAAAGCCATTCTTTTGTTACATACCCCAAGCATTTGTGCATGCTCCGCGAATGGCTAGCCCCGAATTTATGGCGAATGCTAAAACTGCCGAGGAAGGACAGATAGAAGAAATAGATTGGAATGTTGGCCAAATTTTAGAAACACTGAAAGATTTGAAGTTGGATAAAAGTACCTTAGTGCTTTTTACCAGTGACAACGGACCGGCTGGAGGCCTTTCTGCAGGCCCTTTAAGGGGAAGGAAGGCTTCGGTTTACGAAGGGGGGCATAGGGTGCCTACCATTGCTTGGTGGCCGGGCCGTATACCTTCTGAAAGTGAATGCGATGAATTAACGGGTACCATCGACCTGTTGCCCACGTTTGCAGGGCTGGCGAAAATAGACCTGCCCAATGACCGGGTTATTGATGGAAAAGATATATGGCCTCTTCTCGCAGGAAGGGTAGGTGCAAAAACACCCCATGACCGGTTCTTTTATCAACAAAAGGGAAATTTGTCGGCAGTCAGGTCGGGTGACTGGAAGTTGTTGACGAATGGGGAATTGTATAATCTAAAGGAAGATTTGGCGGAGTCGTTAGATGTTGCGGATGAAAATCCGGAGGTGGTTAAAAAACTGCAAAGGATGTTAAGGGACTTTGATATTGAAATAAGCTCAAATAAGCGTGAGGTCGGTATTGTAGAGGGGTCACGCACTTTGGTGCCAAGGCCTGGTGTGGTAGGAGAAGATGCATATCTGCCCACATTGGTTCTAATGAAAAGGGATAAAGGGCAATAA
- a CDS encoding TonB-dependent receptor: protein MKNILFVLVIALAGLSGNAQTVYRGQVTDENGVPLEGATIVSLSDTTIGVMTDAEGIYEIALDNPQVSISYVGFLTTQKTLKQGFNQTLLRENTTNLTEVVVTGNRESQKRSEVPAAISVIDSKDLAETKAFGIDQVVNQVSGVFMMTSRVASNEQHMMAVRSPLSTKALFLYLEDGLQIRPTSVFNHNALLEMNDISYGRVEVLKGPASSIYGSEAIGGSFNFITKRPTEDLTGSVGLQHNDLGLSRYELEISDSPSDRLGLYLGTHFVQRKNGPIEFSDYEKFALTFKTVYDLSVRSEWTNVIDLVDYRSDMTGSLSEADYTGGNFESDQTFADRDALAFRVRSTLETRWNDRNKTSFNLVFRKNQMDQNPSYRIRQFREDGQLTGEGSGEVNSNRYNSYMGLVQHKLDFDFKDSQLVFGATVDFSPQDYIAENTRVVVDTETGRNIDFSLQSGSYILNYNADILNYAGFAQYEISVIEKLKMTAALRFDRFQYVYRNRMEGLGDQRSTDTYGNLTPKLGFNYNFNALSGIYTNYSQGFTPPQVSTLYRNRNELVDIKPSIYNNYELGGYFNIAQKIKLDGALYMIDGKNTLITIRDDDDVFINTNAGKTRSYGIEYGVTYTPSPKLSLTHNGSYARHRYISFFDSGIDYSGTDRESAPRLLGLSRITYRPLENLSITAEHELVGDYNTSFEGQVDMGDGTFGTSTYKGHSIFNLRAVYRLKHIELWAHALNIFDELYAARASYSSFSGENSYSIGNPLAFHGGVRYLF, encoded by the coding sequence ATGAAAAATATACTTTTTGTCCTCGTCATTGCATTGGCGGGGCTGTCGGGTAATGCCCAAACCGTTTACCGGGGGCAGGTTACCGACGAAAACGGGGTTCCCCTGGAGGGGGCGACCATAGTATCGCTTTCCGATACTACAATAGGAGTCATGACGGATGCCGAAGGCATTTATGAAATTGCCTTGGACAATCCACAGGTGTCCATTAGTTATGTGGGCTTTTTAACAACCCAAAAAACCTTGAAGCAAGGTTTCAACCAAACTCTTCTTCGGGAAAATACGACCAACCTGACCGAGGTGGTAGTAACCGGAAATAGGGAAAGCCAAAAACGTTCAGAGGTGCCTGCGGCAATTTCGGTTATCGATAGCAAGGACCTTGCGGAAACCAAGGCCTTTGGTATCGACCAGGTGGTCAACCAAGTGTCGGGAGTCTTTATGATGACCTCCCGCGTAGCGAGTAATGAACAACATATGATGGCCGTACGGTCGCCCCTGTCTACAAAGGCCCTCTTTTTGTACTTGGAGGATGGACTGCAGATACGTCCCACCTCTGTTTTTAACCACAATGCCTTGTTGGAAATGAACGATATATCCTATGGGCGCGTTGAGGTGCTAAAGGGTCCGGCATCGAGCATATATGGTAGTGAGGCCATAGGCGGTAGTTTTAACTTCATAACCAAAAGACCCACCGAAGACCTTACGGGTAGCGTGGGCCTGCAACATAACGATCTAGGGCTTTCGCGCTACGAATTGGAGATTTCAGATTCACCGAGTGACCGTTTAGGCCTGTACCTGGGCACACACTTTGTCCAACGCAAGAACGGACCTATAGAATTCAGCGACTACGAAAAATTTGCACTTACCTTTAAAACGGTCTACGATCTATCGGTCAGGTCTGAATGGACCAATGTTATCGATTTGGTCGATTACCGTTCCGATATGACCGGCTCCTTGAGCGAAGCCGATTATACCGGGGGTAATTTTGAGAGCGACCAGACTTTTGCCGATCGCGATGCTCTTGCATTTCGCGTCCGTAGTACCTTGGAAACCCGATGGAACGACCGCAACAAGACCTCTTTTAACCTGGTCTTTAGAAAGAACCAGATGGACCAAAATCCGTCATACCGGATTAGGCAGTTCAGGGAAGATGGACAATTGACCGGCGAAGGGTCCGGCGAGGTAAATAGCAATCGCTATAACAGTTATATGGGATTGGTGCAGCATAAACTGGATTTTGACTTTAAAGATTCCCAATTGGTATTCGGCGCTACGGTCGACTTTTCCCCTCAAGATTATATTGCCGAAAACACAAGGGTAGTCGTAGATACCGAAACAGGGAGAAATATCGATTTTAGCCTTCAAAGCGGTAGCTATATTCTCAATTACAATGCCGATATTCTTAACTACGCCGGTTTTGCCCAGTATGAGATTTCCGTTATCGAGAAATTGAAAATGACGGCTGCCTTACGTTTCGACCGTTTTCAATATGTCTATAGAAACCGTATGGAGGGCTTGGGTGACCAAAGGTCGACGGATACTTATGGCAACCTGACCCCAAAACTTGGGTTCAACTATAATTTTAACGCCCTATCCGGAATATACACCAATTATTCCCAGGGTTTTACCCCGCCGCAGGTTTCTACCCTTTACCGTAACCGGAACGAATTGGTGGATATAAAACCCAGTATTTACAACAATTATGAACTGGGGGGCTATTTCAATATCGCGCAAAAAATAAAGCTCGATGGGGCCCTTTATATGATCGACGGAAAAAATACCTTGATCACCATTAGGGACGACGACGATGTATTCATCAATACCAATGCTGGTAAGACCCGGTCATACGGCATTGAGTACGGTGTTACCTATACGCCCTCGCCGAAACTGTCGTTGACCCATAACGGGAGTTATGCAAGGCACCGCTATATTAGCTTTTTCGATAGCGGTATCGACTATTCGGGTACCGATAGGGAAAGTGCACCACGACTTTTGGGGCTTAGCCGTATTACCTATCGCCCTTTGGAAAATTTGAGTATTACCGCCGAACATGAATTGGTGGGGGATTACAATACCAGTTTTGAGGGACAGGTAGATATGGGAGACGGTACCTTTGGAACTTCTACCTACAAAGGCCACAGCATTTTTAATCTTCGTGCGGTATATCGTTTAAAGCATATCGAGCTATGGGCCCATGCCTTGAACATCTTTGACGAGCTTTATGCCGCTAGGGCTTCTTATAGTAGTTTCAGTGGGGAAAACAGCTATTCTATTGGGAATCCACTAGCTTTTCACGGGGGCGTCAGGTATTTATTTTAA
- a CDS encoding PepSY-associated TM helix domain-containing protein has protein sequence MKKNKLLNQWLWRWHFIAGLISLPFIVVLSLTGGIYLFKDKYEKPIQEPITTVAAVGTPISYQKQWELANARMENKPNAMVVPMNPDQATEFVSGRFSHKTSLFVDPYRAKVSGTVKANEGLMYKVRKLHGELLMGSFGTKVVELVASWLVVLILTGVYVFWPFRNQGLKAFFIPRVKEGKRIFFRDVHAISGFWVSGLLLLVLAGAFPWTDVVGSNFKWVQDVTQTGYPNTWMGIGLKSETGTKKVSLDDMVETAKALELPGTVSIGFPKSEMGVYSISNTYYRDLEKQVKYHYDQFSGEPVLKQTWADVGLLMRGRMWVMAFHQGQFGAWNWYLMLLVALLLAVMSISALVSYSLRKRKGHWGVPKVSKNFNAGYGVVIALIFMGFLFPLFGLSLLLIWMGFQVKVYFRKRREPAM, from the coding sequence ATGAAAAAGAACAAATTGTTGAACCAATGGTTATGGCGATGGCATTTCATTGCCGGACTTATAAGCCTGCCCTTTATTGTCGTCCTATCCCTTACGGGGGGCATCTACCTTTTTAAGGATAAATATGAAAAACCGATCCAAGAGCCCATTACAACCGTAGCGGCTGTAGGAACACCCATTTCCTATCAAAAACAATGGGAGTTGGCCAATGCGCGTATGGAAAATAAGCCCAATGCCATGGTAGTTCCCATGAACCCTGATCAGGCAACGGAATTCGTTTCAGGACGGTTTTCACATAAAACAAGCCTGTTCGTAGACCCTTATAGGGCCAAGGTTTCAGGTACCGTAAAAGCCAATGAGGGCTTGATGTATAAGGTGCGTAAATTGCATGGTGAGCTGCTCATGGGGAGCTTCGGGACCAAAGTGGTAGAGCTTGTCGCAAGTTGGTTGGTCGTGCTGATCTTGACTGGGGTGTATGTGTTTTGGCCCTTCCGAAACCAAGGACTGAAGGCGTTTTTTATTCCGAGGGTAAAGGAAGGTAAACGCATCTTTTTTAGGGATGTTCACGCAATTAGTGGCTTTTGGGTTTCAGGCCTCTTACTTTTGGTACTTGCCGGGGCCTTCCCGTGGACGGATGTCGTAGGCAGTAATTTTAAATGGGTGCAAGACGTAACCCAAACCGGCTATCCCAATACTTGGATGGGAATCGGACTTAAATCCGAAACGGGTACAAAGAAGGTGAGCTTAGACGATATGGTTGAAACCGCCAAGGCATTGGAACTGCCCGGTACGGTGAGCATTGGTTTTCCGAAAAGTGAAATGGGCGTATATAGCATATCCAATACCTATTATAGAGACCTTGAAAAGCAGGTCAAGTACCATTACGATCAATTTAGTGGCGAACCGGTATTGAAACAGACTTGGGCCGACGTAGGCCTGCTGATGAGGGGTAGAATGTGGGTCATGGCATTCCATCAGGGCCAGTTCGGTGCGTGGAACTGGTATCTGATGCTGTTAGTGGCACTTTTACTTGCGGTTATGAGCATTTCGGCATTGGTTTCCTATAGCCTGCGAAAAAGGAAGGGACATTGGGGCGTACCCAAAGTATCAAAAAACTTTAATGCGGGCTATGGTGTTGTTATCGCACTGATCTTTATGGGGTTCTTGTTTCCATTGTTCGGGCTTAGCCTATTGCTGATTTGGATGGGTTTCCAAGTCAAGGTCTATTTTAGAAAAAGGAGGGAGCCTGCAATGTAG
- a CDS encoding LemA family protein, with protein MIFTYNKIVKNKNQIDFALKNIDVQLKKRFEALPNLVAVLKKYMSHEKGIFEKIAELRAAIQNSKNRNEQLEAEQELSHLLGGINLTVENYPELKTNESVIHLQRSINEYAEQISASQRAYNGAVLNYNDSITVFPNNIVAKLFGFSKEEYISIISNEEERRNPDLNTIL; from the coding sequence ATGATTTTCACCTATAACAAGATTGTTAAAAACAAAAACCAGATCGATTTTGCGTTAAAGAATATTGACGTTCAGTTAAAAAAGAGATTTGAAGCCTTGCCGAATCTGGTCGCTGTTCTAAAAAAGTACATGTCTCATGAGAAGGGAATATTCGAAAAAATAGCGGAACTACGTGCGGCGATACAAAACAGTAAAAACAGAAATGAACAGTTGGAGGCCGAACAAGAATTGTCGCATTTACTTGGTGGCATTAACCTTACGGTAGAAAACTATCCCGAATTGAAAACCAACGAGTCCGTAATCCATCTCCAACGTAGTATTAACGAATATGCCGAGCAAATCTCGGCCTCGCAAAGAGCTTATAACGGGGCGGTTTTGAATTATAATGATTCCATCACCGTTTTTCCCAATAACATTGTGGCCAAATTGTTCGGGTTTTCTAAGGAAGAATATATATCCATTATCTCCAACGAAGAAGAAAGGAGAAATCCCGACCTAAACACTATTTTATAA
- a CDS encoding DUF3137 domain-containing protein, with amino-acid sequence MTTYSEHFDAVRAKAVNIKPPSKLRLVGASFLGLFSLFAFVVALVSFVIFIILLIFHVGSGFLYGMAKFSFLSSCIGWFFFFYLIRSYKKQLGRFKNTEILRRDFKLDILPEIITEKYSDLDYRFDGIVDEAHILESDFFSPSLLSSLKERWFFGDDYFSGNLENVEFEFCELYYKTTGIKPGGWAVIGLIFAIAFRTNLDFIIGFLDFFGSIGDLDFSDKNSVSHEQSLGKGRGHVKVDEKAFFYGTQTNFKGFFLYADFHKNFEGTVHIRTKKKFASRKMFNFSKKLKRLRIENRFVNKKYIVEASDTQMGYYVLSPSIIEAIENLNKRLGRDLSMTLKDGKLYLIAPMSKDFFENIIIGEDEIQVNTIEDIHNDLNVIKNLITELNISNRIWTKE; translated from the coding sequence ATGACTACTTATTCCGAACACTTTGATGCCGTAAGGGCCAAAGCGGTCAACATCAAACCCCCTTCTAAATTACGCTTGGTAGGAGCTTCTTTCTTAGGGCTTTTTTCGCTGTTTGCCTTTGTGGTGGCTTTGGTTTCATTTGTGATTTTCATTATTCTCTTGATTTTTCATGTAGGTTCCGGTTTTTTGTACGGCATGGCAAAATTCTCGTTTTTGTCGAGTTGTATCGGGTGGTTTTTTTTCTTTTACCTGATTCGTTCCTATAAAAAGCAACTGGGCAGGTTTAAGAATACGGAAATACTCAGAAGAGATTTTAAACTCGATATCTTGCCAGAGATAATCACAGAGAAATACAGCGATCTTGACTACAGGTTTGATGGTATTGTAGATGAGGCGCATATTTTAGAATCGGACTTCTTTTCGCCCTCACTGCTTTCGTCCTTAAAGGAACGTTGGTTTTTTGGGGACGACTATTTTAGTGGAAACCTCGAAAATGTTGAATTTGAATTCTGTGAGCTCTATTATAAGACCACAGGTATAAAACCAGGTGGTTGGGCTGTTATCGGACTCATATTTGCCATCGCATTCAGAACTAATTTAGACTTTATTATTGGTTTTTTAGACTTTTTTGGATCTATTGGTGATTTAGATTTTAGTGATAAGAATTCGGTTTCCCATGAGCAATCCCTCGGAAAGGGCAGAGGCCATGTTAAAGTAGACGAAAAAGCCTTTTTTTACGGGACTCAAACGAACTTCAAAGGCTTCTTCCTATATGCCGATTTCCATAAGAATTTTGAAGGGACCGTACATATTCGAACCAAGAAGAAATTCGCTTCCAGAAAAATGTTCAATTTTTCAAAGAAATTGAAACGTCTGCGTATTGAAAATAGGTTTGTAAACAAGAAATATATCGTAGAGGCATCAGACACCCAAATGGGATACTACGTTTTAAGTCCCTCGATTATAGAAGCTATAGAAAATCTCAACAAACGATTGGGAAGGGATTTGTCGATGACCTTAAAGGATGGAAAACTCTACTTGATAGCGCCCATGAGCAAAGACTTCTTTGAAAACATCATTATCGGTGAAGATGAGATACAAGTCAATACGATCGAAGATATCCATAACGACCTGAACGTAATAAAAAACCTCATAACCGAGCTGAATATCAGTAACCGAATCTGGACAAAGGAATAG
- a CDS encoding GLPGLI family protein: MKTTKSLIFILFFFALQTFYSQEGEIVYKSIFFDMPHVKKDKDFKMKVSREINDMEYLLRYNKETSFFEGLPHVPHDKFMAKIATGVAHSNFKWYQNPKTNEALHNKKILDSLYIVSYDDRMKGWELHNETKKIDGYTCYKATMDYVQYYTEIKFTIEAWYTPEIPVPYGPAGYGGLPGLILQLQRSHVIFVAKEIRLNPKGGIKPIKDLKPGRLISEDEKRTLQIRARKVTED; encoded by the coding sequence ATGAAAACTACTAAATCCCTTATTTTCATCTTATTTTTCTTTGCCCTGCAAACTTTTTACTCGCAGGAGGGCGAGATTGTATACAAATCCATTTTTTTTGATATGCCCCATGTGAAGAAGGATAAGGACTTTAAAATGAAGGTCTCACGGGAGATTAATGATATGGAATACCTGCTCAGGTACAATAAAGAGACTTCCTTTTTTGAAGGATTACCTCATGTTCCACACGATAAGTTCATGGCAAAAATTGCAACCGGGGTCGCCCACTCAAATTTTAAGTGGTATCAAAATCCTAAAACAAATGAAGCGCTCCACAATAAGAAAATATTAGACTCCCTTTACATTGTCTCATATGATGACCGCATGAAGGGGTGGGAATTGCACAACGAAACCAAAAAAATTGACGGATATACGTGTTACAAAGCGACAATGGACTACGTTCAATATTACACGGAAATTAAATTTACCATAGAGGCGTGGTACACACCTGAAATACCTGTACCCTATGGGCCAGCTGGCTATGGGGGACTTCCAGGACTGATATTGCAGCTTCAACGTAGCCATGTGATATTCGTAGCCAAAGAAATACGCCTCAACCCGAAGGGCGGGATAAAGCCTATAAAGGATTTGAAGCCGGGAAGACTTATCAGTGAAGATGAAAAGAGAACTCTCCAAATAAGGGCCAGAAAAGTCACTGAAGATTAA